In one Solanum lycopersicum chromosome 11, SLM_r2.1 genomic region, the following are encoded:
- the LOC101249518 gene encoding GDSL esterase/lipase At1g71691-like: MSKSFSGIEVKALTPLQPLINYKPSHSLSTKKKNIINIMFHLLFLVFLLVNIATCELGEGGRRRGLIPAMFIFGDSLIDNGNNNNLPSFAKANYYPYGIDFDGGPTGRFSNGYTMVDEIAEQLGLPLIPAHSEASSSGEQMRFGVNYASAASGILDDTGRNFVERIPFNQQIKNFEDTLDEITDNLGAPDVAQALAKCVFFVGMGSNDYLNNYLMPNYDTKNHYNPQQYANLLVQHYTEQLTRLYNLGGRKFVIGGVGLMGCIPSILAKSNSNVCSEEVNELILPFTNNVKSMLTNLNVNLPGSKFIYIDIKNMFQDLLTNYRQYGFSVINRGCCGIGRNRGQITCLPMQTPCPNRDQYIFWDAFHPTEAVNILFARKAFNGGTDVVYPINIHELATL, translated from the exons ATGAGCAAGTCATTTAGTGGTATAGAGGTGAAAGCATTGACTCCTCTCCAACCACTTATTAATTATAAACCCTCTCATTCCCTttcaacaaaaaagaagaacatCATTAACATTATGTTTCACCTCTTATTTCTGGTATTTTTGTTGGTGAATATTGCAACTTGTGAATTAGGGGAAGGTGGAAGGAGGAGGGGTTTGATTCCTGCCATGTTTATATTTGGAGACTCTTTGATTGACAAtggcaataataataatttgccATCATTTGCAAAAGCCAACTATTACCCTTATGGAATTGATTTTGATGGTGGCCCTACTGGTCGTTTTTCCAATGGTTACACTATGGTTGATGAAATTG CTGAACAACTAGGATTACCACTGATTCCAGCACACTCAGAAGCTTCTTCATCAGGAGAACAAATGCGGTTTGGAGTGAACTATGCCTCTGCTGCTAGTGGTATTCTTGATGATACTGGCAGGAACTTT GTTGAGCGCATTCCATTcaatcaacaaataaaaaactttGAGGATACACTTGATGAAATAACAGACAATCTTGGTGCACCGGATGTGGCACAAGCATTGGCAAAATGCGTCTTCTTTGTAGGAATGGGAAGTAATGACTACCTCAACAATTACCTTATGCCTAATTATGACACTAAGAATCACTATAATCCTCAACAATATGCCAATCTCTTGGTTCAACACTATACAGAACAACTCACA AGATTGTATAATCTTGGAGGAAGAAAATTTGTGATTGGTGGAGTAGGACTAATGGGTTGCATTCCAAGCATTCTTGCAAAAAGTAATAGTAATGTGTGTTCAGAAGAAGTGAATGAGCTTATTCTTCCATTCACCAATAATGTTAAGTCAATGCTTACCAACTTAAATGTCAATCTTCCTGGTTCCAAATTCATCTACATTGACATTAAGAACATGTTCCAAGATCTCCTTACCAATTACAGACAATATG GATTTAGTGTGATAAATAGAGGGTGCTGTGGTATAGGGAGAAATAGAGGACAAATAACATGTCTACCAATGCAAACACCATGTCCAAATAGGGATCAATACATATTTTGGGATGCCTTTCACCCAACTGAGGCAGTCAATATCTTGTTTGCAAGGAAAGCTTTTAATGGTGGTACTGATGTTGTTTATCCCATCAACATTCACGAACTTGCCACCCTTTAA